The DNA sequence CTACTTGTGGCAAAGTCGAGGCCACCCTATCGGCCGCAAGCCGAATGGCAATGGGATGGCTGGTGCCATAAAAAGGCTGAATTAATAGGGGAGAAATGGGATGATGCAATGAAAGCTGGTGGAAATTAGGGATCACTCCTACAATTGTCCACTCTTTTCCTGAGGTGTTGACCACTTGGCCGATCACCTCCTCCGGGGTTTTAAAGCCCAGGGTTTTGACCCCCTCTTCGTTGATCAGCAGGGAGTTGATTTCGTCGATGTTAGGGCTGTGATCTTCGGGGCGCAAGCTACGTCCGGCAAGGATCTCAAGTCCGTAGGTTTTGGTGTAGCTGTGATCCGCCTGAATGAAGCCAAAGGTGTGGTTACGGTCATCGGCGGCGGCGGGCAAGGTAAGCCCGAAAACTCTACCGATACCTTCGCCCGGTGCCCGGCTGGCAGTACAAGCTTCCTGGATACCTGGAAGTTCGGTGAGTTGAGCCTTGAAAACGTCCATGCGCTCAATGAAGGTGCTGTCCCATCTGGTTAATTCTGGCGCTTGGACCAGCATGATTTGGTCAATGTTGACGCCTAAGTCCTTCTTTTGCAGGAAATTAATCTGACGATAAACCAAGAGGGTTCCCGCAATTAGGCCAATGGACGTCGCAAACTGAAATACAATCAAACCCTGTCGCAGGGTGCGGCCTCGCCCTTGTCCGGTAAAACTTCCTTTGAGGACGGCCGCCATTTTCTGATTACTCAAAATCCAGGAAGGATAAAAGGCCGACAGGGCCAGTCCCAGTAAGCAAAAAGCAGCTGCGGTACCCCATAAGCGAGGGTATTGTACGAGGATATTGGAATGAGCCAGCTCACCCAGATCAATCTGTAATTTTTTGTGTGCGAAGGGTTGGATCAAGAACACGAGGCCCGTTGCCAAGGCAAAACTTAAAACATTGGCCAGCAGGGCTTCCGTGAAAAACTGATGAATCAATTGTTGATGACTGGCGCCTACAACCTTGCGTAGGCCTACTTCCTTTGCGCGTTCCAAAGCCCGTGAGGCGGTGAGGTTCGCATAGTTGATCCAGGCGATGAGCAGGATGAAGAAAGCAATGATCAGCAAAGCCCAGATGGATTTTCCGTTGGCCGTTTTGCCCATCTCATATTCCAGATCACTGGATTTTAAGTGAGCATCCAGGAGCGGTTGTAGCGTAAAGACTTCGTTGCTTCCAGAGACCTCGTCGCCGCGAAAATAGCGCTCGGAGAAATCTTTTAATTTATCCTCAAAAGCCAGCACATCCGTTCCGGGGGCTAATACAACGTAGTGGTAAAAATCAGACCAGGTCCAGCTGTTATCAGCGTCTTCTCCGAATGCTTCGATGATTGTGGCGTACGATACCAGTACCTCAATCTGTAAATGAGAGTTGATGGGGCTGTCTTCCATTACACCTACCACTTTAAAGGGGAAAGGAGCTCCATCAAGCACTATTTCCTTACCTAGTACCTGGTTATAATTGCCGTCCTTGATGCTGTACCAATCGCGGGCGTATTTGGCGGTAAGCACCACTTCTCTGGAGTTGGCTAGTAGGCTGTCATTGGCCGCCGCCAGAATCGGGAAATCGAAAATTTCCAAAAAATTAGGGTCCGTAAAATAACAACGATCCAAGTGGTAATGATCCGCTTGGTTGGGGCTAAACCATTCTCCACCACCGTAGAAAAAACGGGTGGCATTCGTGACTTCGGGGTAGTCTTTAAGCAGGGTAGGAGCAATGGTCGGATAAGTGATCGTACCTCGTTGAACACTTTCTCCGTTTTGAAAACGCTCGTTGACCACCCGGTAAATTTGGTCAGCTTGGGTATGGAAACGATCAAAACTAAGCTCAAAACTGACGTATTGTAGCAACAACAAACAAGCAGCCATCCCCGTGGCCAGCCCAAACAGGTGAATAAAGGAATAGCCAGGGCGGCTACGGAAATTCCTCAGTGCTAATTTTAGGTATTGGATAAACATAGTCAGGTGATTTCGTCTGTTCGTAAAAACCGCAAGGCCTGTGCCAGGTTGGTAATGTATTGATAAACAGATTTTTGCAACTTGTTTCGGACGTATTTTAGTGTTCGGAATAGAAAATAACTGTTCGTTATCGTACAGTGCAGGGATCCCGCTGGCCCCGTAGCGCTTAGTTTTTTAGGAGAAGCACCCTTGAGCAATCACAAATGTTTTACTTTGGGTACAATTTACAAAAAGGAGTACTTCATGATGCGGATGGGGAAGTAGAACTCAATGACCCGGAGATTGATGTAGTAAAAGTTGTTCCTTTTGATTAAGAAGGAGCGCTGTAACCGTTCGTTATCGTACACCTTTGTCCACCCTTGAACAGGTGAAAGGCCTTGGTTGGTTGGATAGATGCTTGATAATTAGGGGTATTAGGTGTTTGGCATAAGTCTTGTCCTTCAAAAGTAGATTAACCTAACATAAAGAAAAATCAAAATGATACAACTCACCGATCTGGAGAAAACCATCCGTAATGGTTTACAAAAAGTATGGCTACTCAACCAAGTCAATCTTACCATTGAAGAAGGAGAGTTTGTAACCATTATGGGCCCTAGTGGCGCTGGAAAAACCACCCTCCTTAATATTTTAGGAATGTTGGACAGCGCCAGTGGTGGGGCTTATAATTTTTTGGGTGAACCAGTCCACAAACTCAATGAAAGAAGTCGCAACGACTTGCATAAGCAATACATGGGTTTTGTTTTTCAAGCCTACCATCTGATCGATGACCTGACGGTTTACGAAAATATCGAAACCCCTTTATTGTACCGACAGGTAAAAGCAAAAGAGCGGAAAAGTATCGTGGCCGATATGTTGGACAATTTTCAGATTGTAGGAAAAAAAGACTTGTTTCCGGAACAGCTTTCTGGTGGGCAGCAGCAGTTGGTTGGCGTTGCGCGAGCGATTGTCCATAAGCCCCGCTTGTTACTTGCCGATGAGCCTACAGGCAATCTTCATACCAAGCAAGGAGAGAAAATCATGGACCTCTTCAAGGAATTGAACGAAGAAGGCATGACCATCATTCAGGTGACCCACAGTGAGAAAAATGCCCATTACGGCAGCAGGATCATTGAGTTGGAGGATGGCAATATCAAACAGGATATTCGGCTTTAGCATTTAATCTTGGACTATGCTTTATCGTTTTCGTACTAATCTGATCATCAGAGTTTTGTTGCTGGCCTTAGGGCTGGCTGGGATGCTGTATGCCTGGCCGGATAATAAATTGTTGGCCGTTTTGAGTGGTCTATTGGCACTGGGAAGTTTGGCGAGTATCATGTACTTCGTTGATCAGACCAATCGGGATCTGGTGGGCTTCCTCACGTCGATCAAGTACAATGATTTTACGGCTACTTCCACTGCCGAGCACCGCGGGAAATCTTTTGGAGAGTTGTACGAAGCTTTTAATCTGATCAACCGAAAATTCCAAGAGGTAAGAGCGGACAAAGAAGCGAACCATCAGTTTTTACAAACCATTGTCGAGCAAATTGAAATAGGGCTCCTTTGTTACAATGAAGCCGGAGAAGTTCGTTTGATGAACAAGGCCCTACAAAGGATGCTTCGCAAGTCTTTCTTACTACACGTAGATGGCCTGGAGCAAGTCGATCCTCATTTACTGGAAGCTATACGGGATAGCAGAGAAGGGAAGCGCGACCTGGTGAAGATAACGATAGACAATCGCCTGTTGCAACTGGCCGTGCTCACCAGTGAATTGCGTCTACAAGACGAACGGCTATTTTTGGTGAGTATCAAGAATATCCAAAATGAGCTGGAAGAACAGGAGCTGGATGCCTGGCAAAAGCTGATTCGAATTCTGACCCATGAGATCATGAACTCCGTCGCACCCATCACTTCCCTCAGCGGCACCATTGATGCGATGCTTTCTGACGAACCCGTTCCGGATGCGCAAACCTTACAGGATGTTCGCCAATCCGTACAGGTGATCCAGCGCCGAGGAGAAGGCTTACTTGCTTTCACGGAGACTTATCGCAGCCTCACCAGGATTCCACCGCCCAATTTTCAGGAAGTCTCGGTGGATAAGTTGTTGGAGCGGGTAGTAACGCTCTTTCAATCCCAAGCCCAAGAACGGGGTGTAACCCTTCATCAGCATCGCTATCCTTCGGAGCTCAACCTGCAAGCAGATCCTTATTTGCTGGAACAAGTGATCATCAATCTTACGAAAAATGCCTTGGATGCTTTAGCCGAAATGCGCATCCCAGTTAGTGAGCCGGCCATTCACCTTCATGCCAATCGCAATAAACAAGGCCAAATTATTATACAGGTAGCGGATAACGGCCCAGGTATTCCACCGGCTCAATTAGAGCAAATTTTCGTCCCATTCTTTACTACCAAGACCGATGGTTCTGGTATTGGCCTAAGCCTATCCAGGCAGATTGTCCGCGCCCACAAAGGCACGATCGAGGTACAATCTGTGGTAGGTGAGGGTACGGTGGTGCAGTTGGTGTTTTAAGTTGCCTAATTCGCCCGACAAGCATTCTCTACCAAGTCCCATCGTTTCAAAGTAGTATTCCAGTAAACGGAATAGCACTTGCCGCGGATCAGGAAATAGATGATCTCCGTGATGCTATCGCTTGTACTCCCCAGCTGAGTGCGGATGCGGATATAGCAACCTTCTTTTCCGTCAAGGCTAAAGATAGAGGTGTAACGAGGCCCCAACGCGAAACCATTCCAGCTGGTTTGATCAAAACTCAAGGCAAATGACACGCCATAACCACCTGCCTGATTGCTAATCAGCAAGTTTCTTTGCAACAACTCCTGCCCTGGATCGAGGGCGGAATAGTTGCGGCCAGTATCAGGGAAATAGTGAAGCCGCTGAGGTTGATCCACTTGTCCCCATCCCCATAGCCCTAAAGCCATCCAACCACAAATAAGCGCGATCCTAAGTTTCATTTCCTTTTCCTGTGTTTCATTTCTTAAAGTCGGAATTTCCCAAGTCGGAATTTCCCAAGTCGGAATTTCCCAAGTCGGAATTCGGAAGTATTTTTGTGTCTGCTAGTAGGAAGTTTTCCATCTGTTAATCAGCAGGAAAATCTACCTACCTTCTTTACGTGTGCCTCGCTACTTCCGACTTCCGAATTCCGCTTTCCGACTTCTCTTATTTCCCACTTACCGCTTCCGCCGGCGATTGTGTGCGCCCTAACAAATAACCCGCTACGGTACCCAACAGACCAATAATAGGCGCAATTTGGCTATTGCCGTAACCCGCCGTCACTAAGAACAGAGAACCCACAATGATGAGGGTTATACTGAGGTATTTTAGCGATTGGCTGAGGGGTTCTTTTCTGCTGTTAATGATCCAGGCTTGGGCCAAAACGATGATCATTCCAAAGACGAGTACCCCCAAGGAGAGCCACACCTCTTGTGATGATTTCGTAGGGACAAAATCTGAATTTGCCGGAGGCAAGTTGACACCGTCAGTAACCGTAGCCGCTGGGGGAGGTGTATTGACGGTTGTTTCCAATGTTTCTGGTTGTGCCCACAGGCTGATGGCCAGAAAAGTGAGTAGAATGATGATCGTGGTTCTCATTGACAGTTATTTGTTTTTTGCGCAATACTTATTGACATTGTTGTAAATGTCGCTGATATTCTTTTTCGTGGCGTAATTTACGATTCTCGTACTGGACGCGTTGCTCTTGTGCCAACAACCTCCGTTCAGCTTTACTCTGGTTGCTGCTCCGAGCGGCGCGCATGCTTTCACGGTGCTGTCGCCGGAGGTTTTGCAGTTGATCACGTTGGTCTTTACGCAACTCGCGTGCGGCCAATTCGCAGGCTGAGGGTTCAAAAAGACTACGGGACCTGCTGGCTGGTACGGTGATCGGATTTAGCCGAACACTGTATTCACAAAGTGGTTTTTGCTGCATACCTTTATAGGTAGAGCGGGTAATCGTACGGTTGGTAATGGTTGTACAGATTTCACCCCAACTATTGTAAGGCGCTCCGCCTAGTACCTCTTGTAAGGTATAAAGAATTTCGTTGAAAAAAATGCCACCATCATTAGAGATAAAGGTGTAATTCTCTCTTTCTGCACTAAACAGATTAACGGTTTTAGTTACCCCCGGTTCATCAGCAAAAAGCCCTTGGTAGATGGAGCCATAACGCCCCGCTTTAGGCAGGGTCACAACCTCCGGAGGTGTATTGATCGACTGATAGGGGGGAGGTGTGCTCTGGTCTGTAATCGTTACATTACAGGCCACCACAATATTGAGCAGTAAAGAGGGGTTTTTATCCAGCATACGCTCTTGAATTTCACCAAAATTTACCGATTCCTGGTAAGAACGAAAATAGAGATTGGGGTAGGGACTTAAAGAACCAGGATCGCGAAAACCATGACCTACGTAAGCAAAAATGACAATGTCGCGCTCTTGGTACGACATCTCGTAATTGAGTACTTCATCAAGGCGCTTAAGCGTAAAATTGGGCCCACTCAGGTCGTATTCGATAACACTGAGAATACCGAGGTTGGCCGCCAGTAGATGGACTTCCTGGTCGATGCCAAAGCCAATACTGCGGCAGCCTTCTCTAATGACGTAATCGTGGTTTTCGTTGTCAAAAAGTTTGATAAGGTGAATATGCCTGGTTTCTGCTTGTGTAAAACTCGTCACTAAACTCAAGCCAACCAGGCACAGCACGAACCGTAGAAAGTGTTGCATCTGTCTCTTTTTTGAAAATAATCAAAAATCTTGTGAGTAGTCTGAGTAAGCCAACGTTGATGAACATTCTTTTTAAAACGCGGGCAGAAGAGTAGCTTTTTGAGCGGTAATACTAAATAACGGAACAGTATTTGAGCTTATTGTGTTGAAATAATGGTTAGATTAATGCCTTCCAACTTCAAAAAATCAAAAAAAAATCAACTTGGAACGACAACTGATTACGCTTGGTAATACACCTATCCCACAATTGACGCAAGCTTTCAATGCGGCTTTCACTGGTTATTATGTTCCCATCAACTTTACAGAGGAAGGAATGCTGGAGCGAATCAAGAGAGCCCGCGTCAGCCTTGATCTTTCCGTAGGGCTACTAGCGGAGCAAGAACTGGTAGCCTTTATGCTCACAGGGCTTGGTGAACAGGGAGGTTTTCCTACGGCCTATAACGCAGGGACCGGGGTACTGAACGCTTTTAGAGGGCAGAGATTGGTGAGTAAGATGTACGATTTTGCTATTCCATTATGGCAGCAAGCAGGCTGCCAAAGAGCAAGCCTGGAGGTGATTGTTGAAAACGAACGAGCGATCAAGGCCTACGAACGAGTAGGTTTTCAAATTGGTCGCCGGCTCAAGGCATTCAAAAAGAATACGAATAAGGTTACTCAGCCTACTCCTTATTCACTACGAAAGGTGGCCCTACCCAATTGGGAACGTTACCATCAGTGGTGTGCCTTTACCAGTGCCTGGGATTATACCCGTGAAGGGATCGAAGGAATAGGTGAGGATTACACCTTTTATGAATGGGGGATGGATCAGGAGGCACCAACAGCCTATGCCATCGTTCATAAAGTGGGGCGAATTGCTCAGGCAGGCATCCATCCAACGGCAGCATTGTCATGGGAAGAACTCTTGGAATCCTTGGAGCATATCTACGCCCAACTTAGCTGGGTAAATGTTGATGCCCAAACGACGGAGTTGCTAAACGCAATGGATAACTTGGGATGGGAGCACATCGTTGATCAATACGAAATGGAGCGCCTCCTTTAAAAAGTCGGATTTGCGCTCTTGATTTTTTGTGTGATACTAAGGTATTTTAATTAACTTTGCTGGTAACAACTGTTTTAGACTGTACCATTATTTGTAGTGGTATCGTTTTTTGAGAAAAAAAGTTGCTGAATAATATTCTTGAATAAAGCAGCGTTTAAGGCTTTGTTCGTATCTATACAGCAACAGCGGATGCGAAAATGCCCTTCTGCGTTCATAAGGATTCACACTACTACACCTCAAAGATTTTATACTATTAGCAATTGTCGCCAATAGGGTAAAATTTTATTTTTAACAGAATCTATTTCGGGCTTTCAGGCTCTTTTACGTATCATTGTAATTCTTTGGAAAATCTGTCGCGGAACAAACCTCCGGCTCCTATGAAAAGACTTAGACAATTAGCACTGTTCACCATCCTGATGACATTCATGCTCTCGGCACGAGGCCAGGATATCCATTTTTCACAGTTTTACCTTTCACCGCTGAATTTGAACCCAGCGATGACCGGTGTAATGAACTGTAACGTTCGCCTCGTCGCGAACTATCGTAACCAGTGGGCCAGCGTACTGCGCGACAATGCCTTCCGGACGTACTCTGTTTCCTACGATCAACGCATTCCCGTTGGACGTAATGACTATTTCGGTATTGGTGGTACCTTCTGGGGCGACCGTGCCGGGGAAGCTGATTTTGCTACCCTTACGGGTAAACTCTCTGCTTCTTACTCCAAGAAAATGGGCGGTTCCCGCAACTATGGCCACTACTTGGTGGTAGGTGCCGAAGCAGGCGTAGCGCAGCGTAGCCTTGATTTCCTCAACCTGCGTTGGGGACTTCAGCACGATGGCAATGGTGGCTTCGACGCTAACCTTGACCCAGGTGAGACCAGCTTCGACCGTGACGAATTCCTGTTTGGGGATTTGGCCGCTGGTTTATTATGGTTCATGACTTTTGACAAGAACAATAACCTTTACCTAGGTGGTGCTTTCCATCACCTCAACCGGGCTGACCAATCATTCAGCAGCCAAGACCAAGATTTACTGTACAGCCGCTTTACTGCACACGCTGGTGGTGAATTCCTGGTATCCAACCGCTTTGGGCTGGTTCCTGGTGTGATTGTAATGAGCCAAGGACCTTCCTTCCAGGTGAACGCAGGTACCAGCTTTAAATTCCTTTTGGGTACTGGCCGTCAGGCTGGCACTCAATCCTGGCAGTTCGGTCTTTGGACACGGGTTTCTAACAAAATCAACTCTGGCGTCTTGAACGATGCAGTGATCTTGTCCACTCGTTTCGATTTCGATGCCTTCACCCTAGGGTTTAGCTACGACGTCAACGTTTCGCCATTAAAAGCTGCTTCTAACTATAATGGTAGCTTCGAATTGGCGATGCAATACAAGATTTGCGGACCTGCTCGCCGAGGTGTTTACTGTCCTAGTTTCTAAGTACAGTATAGGGAATTAACACACCTGAAAAATATCCAAAGTGATCTTACAGATCGCTTTGGATATTTTTTATTTTAATGGGTTCGCTAGATAGTACTGGAATTCGGTATATTAGCAATTAGGTGCTACCTTAGCACTCAATTAGACAACCAATCCCCTGCATATAAACCGTTTCAGGCTCCAAGCAGGAAGCCTGCTCAAAAACTAAAAACAAATGTTTAACAACAGCGGAAAAAAAGAAATGAGTACAAAATCATCATCTACGCCTTCGCCTTCAGGCGGCCATTCTCTAAACAGTATTGTAGAAGGTACTAAAATAGAGGGAACCGTCAATGCCAATAGTGATATTCGTGTAGATGGTTCAATTACCGGAAAACTCTTCTGTGATGCTAAAGTCATCATAGGGCCAACGGGCAAAGTAGATGGTGAAATTCGCTGCGAGAACGCCGTCATCGAAGGTAAGTTTGAAGGCACAATGACAGTCAAAGAGCTGCTCAATATCCGCGA is a window from the Lewinella sp. LCG006 genome containing:
- a CDS encoding ABC transporter permease, producing MFIQYLKLALRNFRSRPGYSFIHLFGLATGMAACLLLLQYVSFELSFDRFHTQADQIYRVVNERFQNGESVQRGTITYPTIAPTLLKDYPEVTNATRFFYGGGEWFSPNQADHYHLDRCYFTDPNFLEIFDFPILAAANDSLLANSREVVLTAKYARDWYSIKDGNYNQVLGKEIVLDGAPFPFKVVGVMEDSPINSHLQIEVLVSYATIIEAFGEDADNSWTWSDFYHYVVLAPGTDVLAFEDKLKDFSERYFRGDEVSGSNEVFTLQPLLDAHLKSSDLEYEMGKTANGKSIWALLIIAFFILLIAWINYANLTASRALERAKEVGLRKVVGASHQQLIHQFFTEALLANVLSFALATGLVFLIQPFAHKKLQIDLGELAHSNILVQYPRLWGTAAAFCLLGLALSAFYPSWILSNQKMAAVLKGSFTGQGRGRTLRQGLIVFQFATSIGLIAGTLLVYRQINFLQKKDLGVNIDQIMLVQAPELTRWDSTFIERMDVFKAQLTELPGIQEACTASRAPGEGIGRVFGLTLPAAADDRNHTFGFIQADHSYTKTYGLEILAGRSLRPEDHSPNIDEINSLLINEEGVKTLGFKTPEEVIGQVVNTSGKEWTIVGVIPNFHQLSLHHPISPLLIQPFYGTSHPIAIRLAADRVASTLPQVEALYNEHFPGNTFQHSFLDERFAQQYTSDRQFGQILLFFTLLTIVVACLGLVGLAAYAAQLRTKEISIRKILGAGTSQLVLLLSGGFMKLILIAVLIGLPLAWWGVKQWLNNYAYRVDFAWWQLPLAALLGLGLAFLTVSYYGLRAAWVNPAEQLRGE
- a CDS encoding ABC transporter ATP-binding protein — translated: MIQLTDLEKTIRNGLQKVWLLNQVNLTIEEGEFVTIMGPSGAGKTTLLNILGMLDSASGGAYNFLGEPVHKLNERSRNDLHKQYMGFVFQAYHLIDDLTVYENIETPLLYRQVKAKERKSIVADMLDNFQIVGKKDLFPEQLSGGQQQLVGVARAIVHKPRLLLADEPTGNLHTKQGEKIMDLFKELNEEGMTIIQVTHSEKNAHYGSRIIELEDGNIKQDIRL
- a CDS encoding PAS domain-containing sensor histidine kinase, with the translated sequence MLYRFRTNLIIRVLLLALGLAGMLYAWPDNKLLAVLSGLLALGSLASIMYFVDQTNRDLVGFLTSIKYNDFTATSTAEHRGKSFGELYEAFNLINRKFQEVRADKEANHQFLQTIVEQIEIGLLCYNEAGEVRLMNKALQRMLRKSFLLHVDGLEQVDPHLLEAIRDSREGKRDLVKITIDNRLLQLAVLTSELRLQDERLFLVSIKNIQNELEEQELDAWQKLIRILTHEIMNSVAPITSLSGTIDAMLSDEPVPDAQTLQDVRQSVQVIQRRGEGLLAFTETYRSLTRIPPPNFQEVSVDKLLERVVTLFQSQAQERGVTLHQHRYPSELNLQADPYLLEQVIINLTKNALDALAEMRIPVSEPAIHLHANRNKQGQIIIQVADNGPGIPPAQLEQIFVPFFTTKTDGSGIGLSLSRQIVRAHKGTIEVQSVVGEGTVVQLVF
- a CDS encoding GNAT family N-acetyltransferase — encoded protein: MERQLITLGNTPIPQLTQAFNAAFTGYYVPINFTEEGMLERIKRARVSLDLSVGLLAEQELVAFMLTGLGEQGGFPTAYNAGTGVLNAFRGQRLVSKMYDFAIPLWQQAGCQRASLEVIVENERAIKAYERVGFQIGRRLKAFKKNTNKVTQPTPYSLRKVALPNWERYHQWCAFTSAWDYTREGIEGIGEDYTFYEWGMDQEAPTAYAIVHKVGRIAQAGIHPTAALSWEELLESLEHIYAQLSWVNVDAQTTELLNAMDNLGWEHIVDQYEMERLL
- a CDS encoding PorP/SprF family type IX secretion system membrane protein, which produces MKRLRQLALFTILMTFMLSARGQDIHFSQFYLSPLNLNPAMTGVMNCNVRLVANYRNQWASVLRDNAFRTYSVSYDQRIPVGRNDYFGIGGTFWGDRAGEADFATLTGKLSASYSKKMGGSRNYGHYLVVGAEAGVAQRSLDFLNLRWGLQHDGNGGFDANLDPGETSFDRDEFLFGDLAAGLLWFMTFDKNNNLYLGGAFHHLNRADQSFSSQDQDLLYSRFTAHAGGEFLVSNRFGLVPGVIVMSQGPSFQVNAGTSFKFLLGTGRQAGTQSWQFGLWTRVSNKINSGVLNDAVILSTRFDFDAFTLGFSYDVNVSPLKAASNYNGSFELAMQYKICGPARRGVYCPSF
- a CDS encoding polymer-forming cytoskeletal protein — its product is MFNNSGKKEMSTKSSSTPSPSGGHSLNSIVEGTKIEGTVNANSDIRVDGSITGKLFCDAKVIIGPTGKVDGEIRCENAVIEGKFEGTMTVKELLNIRETAAVDGDITCGKLIVQPGGTIDGTLTMASGNKNSIAGSAKKAMTEKTEKVAG